Proteins co-encoded in one Haloarcula sp. DT43 genomic window:
- a CDS encoding pyridoxal phosphate-dependent aminotransferase yields the protein MTMDFASRVERVEPSATLAISNKAAELEAEGKDVVDLSVGEPDFDTPENIKQAAKDALDAGHTGYTSSNGIPELKEAIAEKLHDDGLTQYGPENLIVTPGGKQALYEIFQTVIDGDDGSHPSSSGTESRTGDEVALLDPAWVSYEAMAKLAGGTLTRVDTAAHDFQLEGALDDLAAAVSDDTALLVVNSPGNPHGAVYSREAMEGVRDLAVEHDITVISDEIYKEITYDGAEAISLGTLDGMADRTVTLNGFSKAYAMTGWRLGYFAGPEELVSQAGKIHSHSVSCAVNFVQHAGVEALTNTDDAVEEMRQAFAERREFLIDLLEDRGVRVPEPQGAFYMMPEVAPDGDDTEWCDAAISEAQVATVPGSAFGTPGYARFSYANSKDRLEEAVDRLAAEDLL from the coding sequence ATGACTATGGACTTCGCATCCCGCGTCGAACGTGTAGAACCGAGCGCGACCCTCGCAATCAGCAACAAGGCCGCAGAACTGGAGGCCGAGGGCAAGGACGTCGTCGACCTGAGCGTCGGCGAACCCGACTTCGATACGCCCGAAAACATCAAACAGGCCGCCAAGGACGCACTCGACGCCGGCCACACCGGCTACACGTCCTCGAACGGCATCCCCGAACTCAAGGAGGCCATCGCCGAGAAGCTCCACGACGACGGCCTCACCCAGTATGGCCCGGAGAACCTCATCGTCACGCCCGGCGGCAAGCAGGCGCTGTACGAGATCTTCCAGACCGTCATCGACGGCGATGACGGGTCACACCCGTCATCAAGCGGGACGGAGTCCCGCACTGGCGACGAGGTCGCCCTGCTGGACCCCGCGTGGGTGTCCTACGAGGCGATGGCGAAGCTCGCCGGCGGCACGCTGACACGCGTCGACACCGCCGCCCACGACTTCCAGCTCGAGGGCGCGCTCGACGACCTCGCCGCAGCCGTCTCCGACGACACCGCGCTCCTCGTCGTCAACTCGCCGGGCAACCCCCACGGTGCGGTGTACTCCCGGGAGGCGATGGAGGGCGTCCGTGACCTCGCCGTCGAGCACGATATCACGGTCATCTCCGACGAGATCTACAAGGAGATCACCTACGACGGCGCGGAGGCAATCTCGCTGGGCACGCTCGACGGCATGGCAGACCGGACGGTCACGCTCAACGGCTTCTCGAAGGCCTACGCGATGACCGGCTGGCGGCTCGGCTACTTCGCCGGGCCCGAGGAACTGGTCTCTCAGGCCGGCAAGATCCACTCCCACTCCGTCTCCTGTGCCGTGAACTTCGTCCAGCACGCCGGCGTCGAGGCGCTCACGAACACCGACGACGCCGTCGAGGAGATGCGACAGGCCTTCGCCGAGCGCCGCGAGTTCCTCATCGACCTGCTGGAAGACCGCGGCGTCCGCGTCCCCGAACCGCAGGGCGCGTTCTACATGATGCCGGAAGTCGCCCCCGACGGCGACGACACCGAGTGGTGCGACGCGGCCATCTCCGAGGCCCAGGTCGCCACTGTCCCCGGCAGCGCGTTCGGGACGCCGGGCTACGCCCGCTTCTCCTACGCGAACAGCAAGGATCGCCTCGAAGAGGCCGTCGACCGCCTCGCAGCGGAAGATCTGCTCTAG
- the ribH gene encoding 6,7-dimethyl-8-ribityllumazine synthase: MVQLGLVVAQYDKHGAVIEAMEHGAREAAADGDAEIVASLAVPGSYDTPLAADRLARRSDIDAVAVLGAIISGDTDHDQVIGNAAAQGLTDVSLDRDTPVTLGIIGPGMSQDEAEARTDKGASAVRSAIELATELEQ, from the coding sequence ATGGTGCAGCTCGGGCTGGTCGTCGCCCAGTACGACAAACACGGGGCAGTTATCGAGGCGATGGAGCACGGGGCACGCGAGGCGGCCGCCGACGGCGACGCCGAAATCGTCGCTTCGCTCGCCGTCCCCGGGTCCTACGACACGCCGCTGGCAGCCGACCGGCTCGCGCGTCGGTCAGATATCGACGCCGTCGCCGTGCTCGGGGCGATTATCAGCGGCGACACCGACCACGACCAGGTCATCGGCAACGCCGCCGCACAGGGCCTGACGGACGTGTCACTCGACCGCGACACCCCCGTCACGCTGGGTATCATCGGCCCGGGCATGAGCCAGGACGAGGCCGAGGCCCGAACCGACAAGGGGGCCTCGGCCGTCCGGAGCGCAATCGAACTCGCCACCGAACTCGAACAATGA
- a CDS encoding flippase activity-associated protein Agl23: MAVPSVLHDFRDRWRSWFADDPRATVKLVVAVTLLGLVLRVAALGSRVAHFDEGRVAYWALHLRDSGSFAYRYIIHGPFIQHVDSWMFAVAAPTDFTMRLPVAIIGGLLPLTALLFREHLRDDETVLTAAFLALNPVLLYYSRFMRSDVLVAAFMFTAFGLLVRFVDTRRARYLYGVGAFMALGFASKENAIVYVLTWLGATGLLLAKVLVLPNGYRDTAAFLRTVPSAGGIWGRLSGRARASVGRVVDTVRSFRERHDSAGTVLAAYAGHVVLAALVFALVSLFFYAPRGAGVAGIEYPPAPAASGDVNFWSGVTNPSLFPDLVGATWERVVDQYTEWFSPASEKATTTETGLVNSLETFYESVDGHYEILLKALGYTAAPLLLFSAFGYALDRLGTVEPRHLVPFVAYGGYVSILGYPIGTDIGAPWLAVHVVVPLSIPAAVGLAAVVRWGSESLSADDVTGAAIAAAVVLLVTALVVNTAATRVYTNEHLDGNPLVQYAQPQESLRADLAAMDRIATANENGTDVVMYHGERGDAYDGDDAYVKEDRSEWNDSWWNTRPTCLQWYNSLPLPWYYAAGDVNVTCENRPDALAGQAQDGAPPIILTQQIDSTVPIERLEAAGYEPRTHRMRTKYSSNDMTVWVHESYGRETNA, encoded by the coding sequence ATGGCTGTGCCGTCCGTCCTCCACGATTTCCGGGACCGGTGGCGGTCCTGGTTCGCGGACGACCCCCGAGCCACCGTGAAGCTCGTCGTCGCCGTGACGCTTCTCGGTCTCGTCCTCAGAGTCGCGGCACTCGGGAGCCGCGTCGCCCACTTCGACGAGGGTCGGGTCGCCTACTGGGCGCTCCACCTCCGCGATTCTGGCTCGTTCGCGTACCGCTACATCATCCACGGCCCGTTCATCCAGCACGTCGACAGCTGGATGTTCGCTGTCGCCGCCCCCACCGACTTCACGATGCGGCTCCCCGTCGCAATCATCGGCGGCCTGCTTCCGCTGACGGCGTTGCTCTTCCGCGAGCACCTTCGGGACGACGAGACGGTGCTCACGGCCGCTTTCCTCGCGCTCAACCCCGTCCTCCTGTACTACTCGCGGTTCATGCGTAGCGACGTGCTCGTCGCGGCGTTCATGTTCACCGCCTTCGGCCTGCTGGTCCGGTTCGTCGACACCCGCAGGGCGCGCTATCTCTACGGCGTCGGTGCGTTCATGGCGCTTGGCTTCGCCTCGAAGGAGAACGCCATCGTCTACGTGCTGACGTGGCTGGGCGCGACCGGCCTCCTGCTGGCGAAGGTGCTCGTCCTCCCCAACGGCTACCGCGACACCGCGGCCTTCCTCCGGACCGTCCCGAGCGCCGGCGGGATCTGGGGACGGCTGTCGGGACGCGCCCGGGCCAGCGTTGGGCGCGTCGTCGACACGGTTCGCTCGTTCCGCGAGCGCCACGACAGCGCCGGTACCGTCCTCGCGGCGTACGCGGGCCACGTCGTCCTCGCCGCGCTGGTGTTCGCGCTCGTCTCGCTGTTCTTCTACGCCCCCCGCGGGGCCGGCGTCGCGGGCATCGAGTACCCGCCAGCACCGGCGGCCAGCGGCGACGTGAACTTCTGGTCGGGCGTGACGAACCCTTCGCTGTTCCCCGACCTCGTCGGGGCCACCTGGGAGCGGGTCGTCGACCAGTACACCGAGTGGTTCTCGCCGGCCTCCGAGAAGGCCACGACGACGGAAACCGGCCTCGTCAACTCCCTGGAGACGTTCTACGAGAGCGTCGACGGTCACTACGAGATACTGCTGAAGGCGCTGGGCTACACCGCTGCCCCGCTGCTTCTGTTCTCGGCGTTCGGGTACGCGCTCGACCGCCTCGGCACCGTCGAGCCGCGCCACCTCGTCCCGTTCGTGGCCTACGGCGGCTACGTCTCGATTCTGGGCTACCCCATCGGCACCGACATCGGCGCACCGTGGCTCGCCGTCCACGTCGTCGTCCCGCTGTCGATTCCGGCCGCCGTGGGCCTGGCCGCGGTCGTTCGCTGGGGGAGCGAGTCGCTGTCGGCCGACGACGTGACCGGTGCCGCCATCGCCGCCGCCGTCGTCTTGCTCGTCACAGCGCTGGTCGTCAACACCGCCGCCACGCGGGTGTACACGAACGAACATCTGGACGGCAATCCGCTGGTCCAGTACGCCCAGCCCCAGGAGTCGCTCCGGGCGGACCTGGCGGCGATGGACCGCATCGCGACCGCCAACGAGAACGGCACGGACGTGGTGATGTACCACGGGGAGCGCGGCGACGCCTACGACGGCGACGACGCCTACGTCAAGGAGGACCGCAGCGAGTGGAACGACTCGTGGTGGAACACCAGACCGACCTGCCTGCAGTGGTACAACTCGCTGCCGCTGCCGTGGTACTACGCGGCTGGCGACGTGAACGTCACGTGCGAGAACCGCCCCGACGCCCTCGCCGGGCAGGCCCAGGACGGAGCGCCGCCGATAATTCTCACCCAGCAGATAGACAGCACGGTCCCCATCGAGCGGCTCGAAGCCGCCGGCTACGAGCCCCGAACCCACCGGATGCGGACGAAGTACAGCTCGAACGACATGACCGTGTGGGTCCACGAGTCGTACGGCCGGGAAACCAACGCTTAA
- a CDS encoding 5-(carboxyamino)imidazole ribonucleotide synthase, whose amino-acid sequence MTLTSPGPTVGVVGGGQLGRMLGEAAAPLGLELLVTDPTPDCPAAPVVRDQLVGDFDEESTLRELAERADYLTFEIELADPDVLERVAEETGTPVHPAPETLRTIQDKLVQKRRLADAGVPVPAFRAVDTAEDLREACAELGYPAMLKARTGGYDGRGNVPVDGPEDVADAIDAIAGPAMVEEMVDFERELAVMGCRGADERDTFPVTETIHREEILRESVAPARASEAVRERARAVAHDVLDAMDGRGVFGIELFETSDGGILLNEIAPRPHNSGHWTIEGCHTSQFEQHLRAVTGRPLGSTDQRFPTVSTNILGDVAERQPAELRGEDGVLATPRAHLHWYGKREVYDLRKMGHVTLTADAGDGLLAEARELRAGLTFE is encoded by the coding sequence ATGACGCTCACGTCACCAGGACCCACCGTCGGAGTGGTCGGCGGTGGCCAACTCGGCCGGATGCTGGGCGAGGCGGCCGCGCCGCTCGGCCTCGAACTGCTCGTGACCGACCCGACGCCGGACTGCCCGGCCGCGCCGGTCGTCCGCGACCAGCTCGTCGGCGACTTCGACGAGGAGTCGACCCTGCGAGAACTCGCCGAGCGCGCCGACTACCTCACGTTCGAAATCGAGCTGGCCGACCCGGACGTGCTCGAACGGGTCGCCGAGGAGACCGGGACGCCGGTCCATCCCGCCCCAGAGACGTTGCGGACGATTCAGGACAAGCTCGTCCAGAAGCGCCGGCTCGCCGACGCCGGCGTTCCAGTGCCGGCGTTCCGCGCAGTCGATACCGCCGAGGACCTCCGCGAGGCCTGCGCGGAACTGGGCTACCCCGCCATGCTCAAGGCCCGGACCGGCGGCTACGACGGCCGCGGGAACGTCCCCGTCGACGGCCCGGAGGATGTCGCGGACGCAATCGACGCCATCGCCGGCCCCGCGATGGTCGAGGAGATGGTCGACTTCGAGCGGGAACTGGCGGTCATGGGCTGTCGCGGCGCGGACGAGCGCGACACGTTCCCGGTCACCGAGACCATCCACCGCGAGGAGATACTCCGGGAGTCAGTCGCGCCGGCACGGGCGTCAGAGGCCGTTCGCGAGCGCGCGCGTGCGGTGGCCCACGATGTGCTGGACGCCATGGACGGGCGCGGCGTGTTCGGCATCGAACTGTTCGAGACGAGCGACGGCGGGATTCTGCTCAACGAAATCGCGCCCCGGCCCCACAACTCCGGGCACTGGACCATCGAGGGGTGTCACACCTCGCAGTTCGAGCAGCACCTGCGGGCGGTCACCGGGCGGCCCCTGGGGTCGACCGACCAGCGGTTCCCGACCGTCTCGACGAACATCCTCGGGGACGTGGCCGAGCGCCAGCCGGCGGAGCTACGGGGCGAGGACGGCGTGCTGGCGACGCCGCGGGCGCACCTGCACTGGTACGGCAAGCGCGAGGTGTACGACCTCCGGAAGATGGGGCACGTGACCCTGACCGCCGACGCCGGCGACGGCCTGCTCGCCGAGGCGCGCGAACTGCGTGCTGGGCTGACCTTCGAGTAG
- a CDS encoding plastocyanin/azurin family copper-binding protein: MAVEPGTTVRWLNTSKQGHSVTAYEDGLPDGAAYFASGGFDTEQAARDNWGSSSGGTMYEGQAFTHTFETLGEHPYFCIPHERAGMVGTVVVTENPDAVTES; the protein is encoded by the coding sequence ATCGCCGTCGAACCGGGGACGACCGTCCGGTGGCTCAACACGAGCAAACAGGGCCACTCGGTCACGGCCTACGAGGACGGACTCCCCGACGGCGCGGCGTACTTCGCCTCGGGCGGGTTCGACACCGAGCAGGCGGCCCGCGACAACTGGGGGAGTTCCTCCGGCGGGACGATGTACGAGGGGCAGGCGTTTACCCACACGTTCGAGACGCTCGGCGAGCACCCCTACTTCTGTATTCCGCACGAACGGGCCGGGATGGTCGGGACCGTCGTCGTGACCGAGAACCCGGACGCCGTGACGGAAAGCTAG
- a CDS encoding 30S ribosomal protein S3ae: protein MSERSVSKRTEQKRWYTVQAPEQFDREVLGKTPADEPDKVLGRTIETTLGELTNDASENNTKLTFKINEVASDTAYTEFIRHELTRDYLRSLVRRGSSKVEAYITVLTTDDYRVQVQPVAVTTKKADASQEKAIRRTMIDLVRETAEDRTFEQLVDSVVEGRLSSAIYGEAKDIYPLRRVEIKKTTLEARPEEVAAEEETAVDVDEEDVDVEA, encoded by the coding sequence ATGAGTGAACGAAGCGTCTCCAAGCGCACAGAACAGAAACGGTGGTACACCGTGCAGGCTCCCGAGCAGTTCGACCGGGAGGTTCTCGGTAAGACACCGGCGGACGAACCGGACAAGGTGCTCGGACGCACCATCGAAACGACGCTCGGCGAACTGACCAACGACGCCAGCGAGAACAACACCAAACTGACCTTCAAAATCAACGAGGTCGCCTCGGACACGGCGTACACGGAGTTCATCCGCCACGAGCTCACGCGGGACTACCTCCGCTCGCTCGTCCGACGGGGCTCCTCGAAGGTCGAGGCCTACATCACCGTGCTGACCACGGACGACTACCGCGTCCAGGTCCAGCCGGTCGCCGTGACGACGAAGAAGGCCGACGCCTCCCAGGAGAAGGCCATCCGCCGGACGATGATAGACCTCGTCCGCGAGACGGCCGAGGACCGCACCTTCGAACAGCTGGTCGACAGCGTCGTCGAGGGGCGGCTCTCCTCCGCCATCTACGGCGAGGCCAAGGACATCTACCCGCTCCGACGCGTCGAAATCAAGAAGACCACGCTCGAAGCGCGGCCCGAGGAAGTCGCCGCCGAAGAGGAGACGGCCGTCGACGTGGACGAAGAAGACGTCGACGTCGAAGCGTAA
- a CDS encoding KEOPS complex subunit Pcc1 yields MRRAEIRTTHDSPERVARAMRPDNTDEMTTRVEGDAVVTTVERDSTGGLQATVDDYVVNIRVAAQLADQHTQSNHE; encoded by the coding sequence ATGAGACGGGCCGAGATTCGCACGACACACGACTCGCCCGAACGCGTTGCACGCGCGATGCGGCCGGACAATACCGACGAGATGACCACGCGCGTCGAGGGCGACGCCGTGGTCACGACCGTCGAACGGGACTCGACCGGCGGCCTGCAGGCGACCGTCGACGACTACGTCGTCAACATCCGGGTCGCAGCACAGCTCGCAGACCAACACACACAATCCAACCATGAGTGA
- a CDS encoding 30S ribosomal protein S15 — translation MARMHTRRRGSSDSDKPAADEPPEWSDVDEDAIEARVVELAEQGHSPSEIGLKLRDEGVQGTPIPDVSLATGKKVTEILEENEAEPDLPEDLRNLLERAVRLRDHMDENPGDYQNKRALQNTQSKIRRLIDYYRGDEVDEDFTYSYDNAVEALGLE, via the coding sequence ATGGCACGAATGCACACACGCCGCCGCGGTTCGTCCGACTCGGACAAACCGGCGGCAGACGAACCCCCGGAGTGGAGCGACGTCGACGAAGACGCCATCGAAGCGCGCGTCGTCGAACTGGCCGAACAGGGTCACTCGCCCAGCGAAATCGGCCTGAAGCTGCGCGACGAGGGCGTCCAGGGCACGCCGATTCCTGACGTCTCGCTCGCGACTGGCAAGAAAGTCACCGAAATCCTCGAGGAGAACGAGGCCGAGCCGGACCTGCCGGAGGACCTCCGAAACCTGCTCGAGCGGGCCGTCCGCCTCCGCGACCACATGGACGAGAACCCCGGCGACTACCAGAACAAGCGTGCGCTCCAGAACACGCAGTCGAAGATTCGGCGTCTCATCGACTACTACCGCGGCGACGAGGTCGACGAGGACTTCACCTACAGCTACGACAACGCCGTCGAAGCGCTGGGTCTCGAATAG
- a CDS encoding DUF7289 family protein — protein MGSVGWSLGTRGQSAPLGLALVFAVMIVSTTAVVALGADAITSTQTQLDVERTEKSLTELNSKTALVALGQTDVQQVSLPASSASSYRVDEDAGWMNVSYRNTTSGNRTTVFNESMGEVAYRGSGETRLAYQGGGVWRSNGDGTSVMVSPPEFHYRDATLTLPLVTVSGDGLVRDRAVITPNRSERYFPNSTRNEEFTNPLENGKVNITVQSEYYRAWGTYFEERTDGEVTYYPDSSRVSIILKVPAGPRKVRNAVAATSDTGSIKLSGNDAFTDSYTSADGDGYDAAEAGDGGDLTTAGDITVTGSAELNGNITAGGRVEFSSNSMTFDGDRVEWAEAFDDKHGACSASCSDEQIASFGDTTNINSHVDTQVDDLSSSNDNAGTIADDGVIDGTEGTTTLSAGRYHVDRIDLSDDVEFDTTGGNVIIGVENYVSLNTGNDITVSGPNQVKIYIQGESAASGGSASGYHFFTQASDIRTTGGVSERSTQVWIYGKDHLQARMEKKGSDESRVTGVIYAPGGKPGTSRFEIWKSDLYGGVVTSEVELEKGGAVHFDQALKQERTIPKDTSVVAITYLHISTNDVNVTSS, from the coding sequence ATGGGTAGTGTTGGGTGGAGCCTCGGGACTCGCGGACAGAGCGCTCCGCTCGGGCTCGCGCTGGTTTTCGCGGTGATGATCGTCTCGACGACGGCGGTCGTCGCGCTGGGCGCGGACGCCATCACGAGCACGCAGACCCAGCTCGACGTGGAGCGAACCGAGAAGTCGCTGACGGAACTCAACTCCAAGACCGCGCTCGTGGCGCTGGGGCAGACGGACGTCCAGCAGGTCTCGCTCCCCGCGAGCAGTGCGAGTTCCTATCGCGTCGACGAGGACGCCGGGTGGATGAACGTCTCCTACCGGAACACCACGTCGGGGAACCGGACGACCGTGTTCAACGAGTCGATGGGCGAGGTGGCCTACCGCGGCAGCGGTGAGACGCGGCTCGCGTATCAGGGCGGCGGCGTCTGGCGGTCCAACGGCGACGGCACGTCGGTGATGGTCTCGCCGCCGGAGTTTCACTACCGGGACGCGACGCTGACGCTCCCCCTGGTGACGGTGAGCGGCGACGGCCTGGTCAGAGACAGGGCGGTCATCACGCCGAACCGCTCGGAGCGGTACTTCCCCAACTCGACGCGGAACGAGGAGTTCACCAACCCGCTCGAGAACGGGAAGGTGAACATCACCGTCCAGAGCGAGTACTACCGCGCGTGGGGGACGTACTTCGAGGAGCGGACCGACGGTGAGGTGACCTACTACCCCGACAGCAGCCGCGTGTCCATCATCCTCAAGGTCCCGGCCGGGCCGCGGAAAGTCCGGAACGCCGTCGCCGCGACGAGCGACACCGGGTCTATCAAGCTCAGCGGGAACGACGCGTTTACCGACAGTTACACCTCGGCGGACGGGGACGGGTACGACGCCGCCGAGGCCGGCGACGGCGGCGACCTCACGACGGCGGGCGACATCACCGTCACCGGGAGCGCGGAACTGAACGGGAACATCACCGCCGGCGGTCGCGTCGAGTTCAGCAGTAACTCGATGACGTTCGACGGCGACCGGGTCGAGTGGGCGGAGGCGTTCGACGACAAACACGGGGCGTGTTCGGCGTCCTGTTCCGACGAACAGATTGCGTCGTTCGGGGACACCACCAACATCAACTCCCACGTCGACACGCAGGTCGACGACCTGTCGTCGTCGAACGACAACGCGGGCACGATAGCCGACGACGGCGTTATCGACGGGACCGAGGGGACGACGACCCTGTCAGCGGGTCGGTACCACGTCGACAGAATCGACCTCAGCGACGACGTGGAGTTCGACACGACGGGCGGGAACGTAATCATCGGCGTCGAGAACTACGTGAGCCTCAACACCGGGAACGACATCACGGTCTCGGGCCCGAACCAGGTGAAAATATACATACAGGGCGAGTCCGCCGCGTCGGGCGGCAGCGCCAGCGGCTATCACTTCTTCACGCAGGCGAGCGACATCAGGACCACCGGCGGTGTCAGCGAGCGGTCGACACAGGTGTGGATATACGGGAAAGACCACCTCCAGGCCCGGATGGAGAAGAAGGGGTCCGACGAGTCCAGGGTCACCGGCGTCATCTACGCACCGGGCGGGAAGCCCGGAACGAGCAGGTTCGAGATATGGAAAAGCGACCTCTACGGCGGCGTGGTCACGAGCGAGGTCGAACTCGAAAAGGGCGGCGCGGTCCACTTCGACCAGGCGCTCAAACAGGAGCGGACGATTCCCAAGGACACGAGCGTGGTCGCCATCACCTACCTCCACATCTCGACGAACGACGTCAACGTCACGTCCAGCTAA
- a CDS encoding polymer-forming cytoskeletal protein, protein MQRLRGTQRAQSAPLGLILVLSLVVVGSAVVVGLGATALSDTESGLDVSRAETGMTQFDSQAALVALGSSESQQVSLVGTDAATYRLDEDAGRMTVNITNHSASPPTTVTLLDEQLGAVVYENGNQEVAYQGGGVWRRSDSGSVMVSPPEFYYRDATLTLPLITVRGDRSLGSRASISKDGTTQVYPDRAAGKANPLDSGTVNVTVRSQYYRSWGRYFEERTDGDAHYDHADNSVTTTLVVPTGPRQVTSAVAATSAGGEISLSGSGTSPARTDSYNSSLGSYSATRGSFGTITTAGDVYVKGNSEVNGSIRSGERVEVKGSGVVTRDVEYSTTKHIKGTVDGEVRQISGVEGAGAIDGLVTRTVANASSTNDNGATSSISGAQLLSGDQTLDAGTYYLEDLTLSGETLTINTGGDDVTIAVRDYVYIENNGRIEVNGDGEVRFYVKGETTSASGHHFHIYRTGAVDVDTAQNATQFWLYGQSDFDAAIEGDTDTPQFEGVIYAPAGGVGASNVYVQKAELYGGLVAGSVEVDNGGLVHYDRSLKNVRAVPKDTNIIRLTYLHVSKNRLNVTSG, encoded by the coding sequence ATGCAACGTCTCCGGGGGACCCAGCGGGCACAGTCGGCCCCGCTGGGGCTGATACTGGTTCTCAGCCTCGTCGTCGTCGGCTCCGCGGTGGTCGTCGGCCTGGGCGCGACGGCGCTTTCCGACACCGAGTCCGGTCTCGACGTCTCGCGGGCGGAGACGGGGATGACCCAGTTCGACTCCCAGGCTGCGCTGGTGGCGCTTGGTAGCTCCGAGAGCCAGCAGGTGTCGCTCGTCGGGACGGACGCGGCCACGTACCGGCTCGACGAGGACGCTGGGCGGATGACGGTCAACATCACCAACCACTCGGCCTCCCCGCCGACGACGGTCACGCTGCTCGACGAACAGCTCGGGGCGGTCGTCTACGAGAACGGGAACCAGGAAGTCGCCTACCAGGGCGGTGGCGTGTGGCGGCGCTCCGACAGCGGCAGCGTCATGGTCTCGCCGCCGGAGTTTTACTACCGCGACGCGACGCTGACGCTCCCGCTCATCACCGTTCGCGGCGACCGGTCGCTTGGCTCGCGGGCGAGCATCTCGAAGGACGGCACGACGCAGGTGTACCCCGACCGGGCGGCCGGGAAGGCCAACCCGCTTGACTCGGGGACGGTCAACGTCACCGTCCGGAGCCAGTACTACCGCTCGTGGGGGCGGTACTTCGAGGAGCGGACCGACGGCGACGCGCATTACGACCACGCCGACAACAGCGTGACCACGACGCTCGTCGTGCCGACGGGGCCACGGCAAGTGACCAGCGCCGTCGCGGCCACGTCCGCGGGCGGGGAGATATCCCTCTCCGGCAGCGGCACCTCCCCCGCCCGGACGGACAGCTACAACTCCTCTCTCGGCAGCTACTCGGCCACGCGGGGGTCGTTCGGGACGATTACCACGGCCGGCGACGTCTACGTCAAGGGCAACAGCGAGGTAAACGGCTCCATCCGCTCCGGCGAGCGGGTCGAAGTCAAGGGCAGCGGCGTCGTCACCCGCGACGTCGAGTACTCCACCACCAAGCACATCAAGGGCACCGTCGACGGCGAGGTCAGACAGATTTCGGGCGTCGAGGGGGCCGGCGCTATCGACGGCCTGGTGACCCGGACGGTCGCCAACGCGAGCAGTACCAACGACAACGGCGCGACGAGCAGCATCTCGGGTGCCCAGCTGCTCTCCGGCGACCAGACGCTCGACGCCGGCACGTACTACCTGGAGGACCTGACGCTGAGCGGCGAGACGCTGACGATTAACACGGGGGGCGACGACGTGACCATCGCCGTCCGGGACTACGTCTACATCGAGAACAACGGGCGAATCGAGGTCAACGGCGACGGCGAGGTCCGCTTCTACGTCAAAGGTGAGACCACGTCGGCCAGCGGCCACCACTTCCACATCTACCGTACCGGGGCCGTCGACGTCGATACCGCGCAGAACGCGACGCAGTTCTGGCTGTACGGCCAGTCCGACTTCGACGCCGCCATCGAGGGCGACACCGACACCCCGCAGTTCGAGGGCGTGATTTACGCGCCGGCCGGCGGTGTCGGTGCCAGCAACGTCTACGTACAGAAGGCGGAACTGTACGGCGGCCTCGTCGCGGGGTCGGTCGAGGTCGACAACGGCGGGCTGGTCCACTACGACCGGTCGCTGAAGAACGTCAGGGCCGTCCCGAAGGACACGAACATCATCCGGCTGACGTACCTCCACGTCTCGAAGAACCGGCTCAACGTCACCAGCGGGTGA
- a CDS encoding DUF7289 family protein, whose translation MADRAVSEVLSFALVFSLIVASIILVSVSGLGALQNARDAEQMENAERAFDVLSDNIADLHKQGAPSRATEVSLGEASLRTGENTTISVQVHDGTAPVDVGSWEIRPIVYAGNQERELVYEAGAVFRTNRDSGVRQRSPPIVVSEERVLVTVVGTTASDQQSLGGSTVLVRTNHRHSNVSFADTGGNVEHVNVSVDSTPQREALWQSYFESEGFTCAANGWCNFTAPSGEIGRTYVVYHDIAVDVDQ comes from the coding sequence ATGGCTGACCGCGCCGTCAGCGAGGTGCTGAGCTTCGCCCTGGTGTTCAGCCTCATCGTGGCCTCGATAATCCTCGTCTCGGTGAGCGGGCTTGGGGCGTTACAGAACGCCCGGGACGCCGAGCAGATGGAGAACGCCGAGCGGGCGTTCGACGTGCTCTCGGACAACATCGCGGACCTCCACAAACAGGGGGCACCGAGCCGTGCGACGGAGGTCAGCCTCGGCGAGGCGTCGCTCAGGACCGGCGAGAACACGACGATATCGGTGCAGGTCCACGACGGCACGGCCCCCGTAGACGTCGGTAGCTGGGAGATACGGCCGATTGTCTACGCCGGCAACCAGGAGCGGGAGCTGGTGTACGAAGCGGGGGCGGTGTTCCGGACGAACCGGGACAGCGGGGTCCGACAGCGGTCGCCGCCGATAGTCGTCTCGGAGGAGCGCGTGCTCGTCACCGTCGTCGGAACGACCGCCAGCGACCAGCAGAGCCTGGGCGGGTCGACGGTGCTCGTCCGGACGAACCACCGGCACAGCAACGTCTCGTTCGCCGACACCGGCGGCAACGTCGAACACGTCAACGTCAGCGTCGACTCGACCCCGCAACGCGAGGCGCTCTGGCAGTCGTACTTCGAGAGCGAGGGGTTCACCTGCGCGGCCAACGGCTGGTGTAACTTCACGGCCCCCTCGGGGGAAATCGGACGGACCTACGTGGTCTACCACGACATCGCGGTCGACGTCGACCAGTGA